One window from the genome of Luteithermobacter gelatinilyticus encodes:
- a CDS encoding hydantoinase B/oxoprolinase family protein, which yields MSGDVFTSEIIKDSLVALGDEMFNAMVRTSMSPIIYETTDFAVGATDARGNLLAQGNGVTAFLATLDTAVQSTLQHYPNPGDIRPGDVFITNSPYEGGGTHLSDVVIVLPVFFGEELVAFTVNKAHWTEVGGTKPGSVSTEATEIFQEGLHFRFLKLYEEGRQNSSLVRLIRDNVRLPESTIGDMHAGVAAARVGAKRILELMEKYGRDEVLTAMEELLDYGDRMTRVELQKLPNGVYEAEDVVEDDGLGNGPFKIRVKVTITDDKMITDFTGTDPQVPGPINCSYTGLVTGARCLFKAVTNTEIPANGGCFRALEVICPDKTLISAQSPAPVSLYYEPLIAAIDVMWKALAPVVPDRLPAGHQRSVGATFISGIHPDSGELFVMGEPLVGGWGASDGMDGDNGQFCCANGETFNIPVELFETRYGLQIDQYAFNMEGGGAGQYRGGKGVVLDYRVTSEEAFLTYAASRTESRPWGMVGGREGTNNYAQILRHDGRVERYGMCTTVRAEKGEVIRLVTANGGGYGDPDARDRRAVERDLKNGYITPEQAHADYNVKV from the coding sequence ATGAGCGGTGATGTTTTTACCAGCGAAATCATCAAGGATTCCCTTGTGGCGCTGGGGGATGAGATGTTCAACGCCATGGTGCGCACCTCCATGAGCCCGATCATTTATGAGACAACCGATTTTGCAGTGGGGGCCACAGATGCCCGCGGCAATCTGCTGGCCCAGGGCAACGGGGTGACAGCGTTTCTGGCGACACTGGATACGGCTGTACAAAGCACGTTGCAGCATTACCCAAACCCCGGAGATATTCGCCCTGGCGATGTGTTCATCACCAATTCACCCTATGAAGGCGGAGGGACTCATCTGTCAGATGTGGTGATTGTGCTGCCGGTATTTTTCGGTGAGGAACTGGTGGCTTTTACGGTGAACAAGGCCCACTGGACAGAGGTGGGCGGCACGAAGCCTGGCAGCGTGTCCACCGAGGCGACGGAAATTTTTCAGGAAGGCCTGCATTTCAGATTTTTGAAACTCTATGAGGAAGGCCGTCAGAATTCTTCCCTGGTGCGCCTGATCCGGGACAATGTGCGCCTGCCGGAGTCCACCATCGGGGACATGCATGCCGGGGTTGCCGCCGCCAGGGTCGGGGCAAAACGCATTCTGGAACTGATGGAAAAATATGGCCGGGATGAGGTGCTCACAGCCATGGAGGAGCTTCTGGATTATGGCGACCGCATGACCCGGGTGGAATTGCAGAAACTGCCCAATGGCGTTTATGAAGCGGAAGATGTGGTCGAGGATGACGGTCTTGGCAACGGGCCGTTTAAAATCCGGGTCAAGGTGACGATCACAGATGACAAGATGATTACGGATTTTACCGGCACAGATCCGCAGGTGCCAGGACCGATCAATTGTTCCTATACCGGGCTGGTCACCGGGGCGCGGTGTCTGTTCAAGGCGGTGACCAATACGGAAATTCCGGCCAATGGCGGTTGTTTCCGGGCGCTGGAGGTCATCTGTCCTGACAAGACCCTGATTTCGGCCCAATCGCCGGCCCCGGTATCGTTATATTATGAGCCCCTGATTGCGGCCATAGACGTGATGTGGAAGGCGCTGGCGCCCGTGGTGCCGGACCGCCTGCCGGCAGGGCATCAGCGCAGCGTCGGGGCAACGTTCATTTCCGGCATTCATCCCGACAGCGGGGAGCTGTTTGTCATGGGCGAACCGCTGGTGGGCGGCTGGGGGGCGTCCGACGGGATGGACGGGGATAATGGCCAGTTCTGCTGTGCCAACGGGGAAACCTTCAATATTCCGGTAGAGCTTTTTGAAACCCGTTACGGCCTTCAGATTGATCAATATGCCTTCAACATGGAAGGGGGGGGCGCCGGACAGTATCGCGGCGGCAAGGGGGTTGTCCTGGATTACCGGGTGACATCGGAAGAGGCGTTTCTGACTTATGCCGCAAGCCGTACCGAAAGCCGCCCCTGGGGTATGGTCGGGGGCCGGGAAGGGACCAACAACTATGCCCAGATCCTGCGTCATGACGGCCGTGTGGAGCGCTATGGCATGTGCACTACGGTGCGGGCGGAAAAGGGAGAAGTTATTCGCTTGGTGACGGCCAATGGCGGGGGGTATGGAGATCCCGACGCCAGGGATCGCCGGGCGGTCGAGCGGGATCTGAAAAACGGGTATATCACGCCGGAACAGGCGCACGCAGATTATAACGTAAAGGTGTGA
- a CDS encoding hydantoinase B/oxoprolinase family protein, translated as MDRFTSEIIKDALVATGDEMFSALARTAMSTIIYETLDFAVGLTDAKGELLTQGDGVTLFLATLDTTVQEILTRYGAKDDIHDGDVFIANDPYGGGGTHLSDVSIVLPVFFEGELVAFTVNKAHWTEVGGASPGSVSANATEVYQEGLQFPYVKLIEQGRVNQALIDMIAANVRLPESTIGDMWAGVAAARVGARRLHELMRKFGRENVKGAMADLLEYGERMTRLELRRIPDGVYEAEDIIESDGLGNGPFTIKVRVIVDGESVTADFTGTAAQAPGPINCSLTSLSCAVRTIVKSLTNPDIPANGGCFRPVNIICPPGTIISAERPAPTSIYYETDTAAADLMWKALAPIAPDRLPAGHMRSVCGTFLSGRHADTGEYYIFGEPLVGGWGAAHDADGQNGQFCCGDGETYNIPVELTEARYGIQVDQYAFHNHPGGAGQYRGGKGVVLDYRMRADEAALTVTFSRDSCPPWGLNGGQDGTPNYVEILRANGARERHSMVTALPLQKDDVVRLVTATGGGYGDPRERAPEAIEADLRNGFITPEEAREVYGIGDGS; from the coding sequence ATGGATCGTTTTACTTCGGAAATCATCAAGGATGCGCTGGTGGCGACAGGAGACGAAATGTTCAGTGCGCTTGCCCGCACGGCCATGAGCACGATTATCTATGAAACCCTGGACTTTGCCGTGGGACTGACGGATGCGAAGGGAGAATTGCTGACCCAGGGCGACGGGGTGACGCTGTTTCTGGCCACTCTGGATACCACGGTGCAGGAAATCCTGACCCGGTACGGCGCAAAAGACGACATTCACGATGGCGACGTCTTTATCGCCAATGACCCTTATGGCGGGGGCGGAACCCATCTTTCGGATGTGTCGATTGTGCTGCCAGTTTTTTTCGAAGGGGAACTGGTGGCATTCACCGTGAACAAGGCGCACTGGACGGAGGTGGGCGGCGCCTCTCCCGGCAGCGTATCGGCCAATGCCACGGAAGTGTATCAGGAAGGTTTGCAGTTTCCTTATGTGAAATTAATCGAGCAGGGGCGGGTGAACCAGGCCCTGATTGACATGATTGCGGCCAATGTGCGCTTGCCCGAAAGTACCATTGGTGACATGTGGGCCGGGGTTGCCGCCGCCCGGGTCGGCGCCCGCCGGCTGCATGAGTTGATGCGGAAGTTCGGCCGTGAAAACGTCAAGGGGGCGATGGCTGACCTTTTGGAGTATGGCGAGCGGATGACGCGGCTGGAACTGCGCAGGATCCCGGATGGGGTCTATGAAGCCGAAGACATCATCGAAAGTGACGGACTGGGCAATGGGCCGTTCACGATCAAGGTTCGGGTCATTGTGGATGGCGAGAGCGTGACGGCGGACTTCACCGGAACGGCGGCCCAGGCGCCTGGGCCGATCAATTGTTCGCTGACCAGCCTGTCCTGTGCGGTCAGGACCATTGTCAAAAGCCTGACCAACCCGGATATTCCGGCCAATGGTGGGTGCTTCCGCCCTGTGAACATCATTTGTCCGCCGGGCACAATTATTTCCGCGGAACGTCCCGCGCCGACCTCCATTTATTATGAAACGGATACGGCGGCGGCGGATTTGATGTGGAAGGCGCTGGCGCCGATTGCGCCTGACCGCCTGCCGGCCGGGCATATGCGTTCGGTGTGTGGGACGTTTCTGTCCGGCAGGCACGCCGATACAGGGGAATATTACATTTTTGGCGAACCGCTGGTGGGCGGCTGGGGCGCGGCCCATGATGCGGACGGCCAGAATGGACAGTTCTGCTGTGGTGACGGGGAAACCTATAACATTCCGGTAGAGCTCACGGAAGCCCGCTATGGCATCCAGGTAGATCAGTATGCGTTTCATAACCACCCTGGCGGGGCCGGGCAGTACCGCGGGGGCAAGGGGGTGGTCCTCGATTATCGTATGAGGGCGGATGAGGCGGCGCTCACCGTTACGTTCAGCCGGGATAGTTGTCCCCCCTGGGGCCTGAATGGCGGACAGGACGGCACCCCCAACTATGTGGAGATTTTGCGCGCCAACGGCGCCCGCGAACGCCACAGCATGGTGACGGCGCTGCCGCTGCAAAAAGATGATGTGGTGCGCCTGGTGACGGCGACCGGCGGGGGCTATGGTGATCCACGAGAGCGGGCGCCGGAAGCGATTGAGGCGGATTTGCGCAACGGCTTTATCACGCCGGAGGAAGCTCGGGAGGTCTATGGTATCGGGGACGGCTCATGA
- a CDS encoding purine-cytosine permease family protein → MNRDNSGLGVAETEDFAQSQVPEDHTYSGVHIALIIIGGTIGMAVFLMAAQVGSALGIHKAALAFVSGSLILGILGALTSYVGAKSRYSTYMLAEFAFGRKGALWVNALIALTLIGWYGVISNVFGQAASFVLADLYGIKLPVWLFILLGSALMIGVTLSGFQGIDKLALYLVPFMVAFIGYAAWLSWGDVKSWTRPVANTPPISFSWAVSAVVGTYIVGVIIQPDYSRFARNVTHAVWAAFLALGLTFPLILFLTAVPSGATGESDLIGIMIAIGIGLPAFFLLLLGAWSSNVLCLYSSGLSLSTIIRRVHLWQIILVIGLVGTGLALMRAQEYFTDFLLFLGITIPPIGAIYVLDVLLLRRRGVDPQDLEREPSYDVAAFTAWGAATVMGYLAAHEVISLTYIASVDSILLAAVLYVLLKWRKKTTGAPETQGKIEG, encoded by the coding sequence ATGAACAGGGATAATTCCGGGTTGGGCGTCGCAGAGACCGAAGATTTCGCACAAAGCCAGGTTCCGGAAGACCATACCTATTCCGGTGTCCATATTGCGCTTATTATTATTGGCGGTACCATCGGTATGGCTGTGTTCCTAATGGCGGCGCAAGTGGGAAGTGCCCTGGGAATTCACAAGGCCGCACTGGCATTCGTATCCGGCAGTCTGATTCTGGGCATTTTGGGGGCGCTCACCTCCTATGTCGGGGCAAAGTCTCGCTATTCCACTTATATGCTGGCGGAATTCGCCTTTGGACGTAAGGGCGCGCTCTGGGTCAATGCGCTGATCGCGCTGACCCTGATTGGCTGGTATGGGGTGATCAGCAATGTGTTTGGACAAGCGGCCAGTTTTGTCCTGGCTGACCTTTACGGTATCAAACTTCCGGTTTGGCTTTTCATCCTGTTGGGAAGCGCGTTGATGATCGGGGTGACATTGTCCGGTTTTCAGGGCATAGACAAACTGGCGTTATATCTGGTGCCGTTTATGGTGGCGTTTATCGGCTATGCCGCCTGGCTGTCCTGGGGCGATGTGAAATCCTGGACCCGGCCGGTAGCGAACACACCCCCCATCAGCTTTTCCTGGGCGGTATCAGCGGTGGTGGGCACCTATATTGTCGGGGTTATTATCCAGCCGGATTACAGCCGCTTTGCCCGCAATGTCACTCATGCTGTCTGGGCGGCATTTCTGGCGCTTGGGCTCACGTTTCCCCTTATATTGTTTCTGACCGCGGTACCCAGTGGCGCAACCGGAGAAAGCGATCTGATTGGCATTATGATTGCCATCGGGATCGGATTGCCGGCCTTTTTCCTGCTGCTGCTCGGGGCCTGGTCGTCCAACGTCCTCTGTCTATATTCCTCGGGACTTTCCTTATCGACCATCATCCGGCGTGTCCATTTGTGGCAGATCATTCTGGTGATCGGTCTTGTTGGCACGGGTCTTGCCCTGATGCGGGCGCAGGAATATTTCACTGATTTTCTTTTGTTCCTTGGGATTACCATCCCGCCGATCGGGGCGATTTATGTGCTGGATGTTTTGCTGTTGCGTCGACGGGGTGTGGATCCACAGGATCTTGAGCGGGAACCCTCCTATGACGTGGCGGCCTTTACTGCCTGGGGGGCAGCCACGGTGATGGGTTATCTTGCCGCTCATGAGGTGATCAGCCTTACCTATATTGCCTCAGTGGATTCCATCCTGCTGGCGGCGGTTTTATATGTATTGCTGAAATGGCGCAAAAAAACGACCGGGGCGCCGGAAACACAAGGCAAAATAGAAGGATAA
- a CDS encoding TonB-dependent receptor: MSRLRHMLSATSLIAISAAQGPVWALEADENTEITIEEITVTARKRAESIQDAPISVTAFNAQAIEDAGIRETADFIQLTSNITLAESQSISTSFLTIRGLTQVRNGEIPVAVVIDGVLQFNNRQFVQQLFDVAQIEVVKGPQGALYGRNAAGGAIIINTKEPSNETEGYLKFGYGKGDEVTTEGSVSTPIIEDELYVRLSGRMVNRDGYFTNITRDAPDDPFFDRALRGRVAWRPNDTLSVDFNANYSKHDGRGIGFQFGAASADDTSLPFRANNEDLGERETFGASLKIEKDFEIGTLLSVTSYDKINTLTRADQFPYTELANGVDDNVPFGDGTQSQYTDIEGWSQELRLTSPSDQRLRWQVGAYFLSWDRFISSTVGLDTGDGIRRVTRTPFFNVADNPTVSFFADDNDNTAWALFFQLNYDILDNLELSVAGRYDEEKRDQSVSPQNTGGVPGAQNSETFNHFSPKVTLSYAATEDINLYGTYGEGFRSGQFNQNGTRDAAEAAGIAGVDDVVDQEVSKSWEVGAKATLLDNRLRLNLAYFDTSLSGQQYFVFIGGIGAQVLINIDDVDIRGVEAEAVFRAAEGLDLYASYGYTDSEIKAYTTDPQFVGNKAPYTPDMTFNTGFQWNVGISSTLNLITRVDYERRGKQFWSPDNIFPRSALDLVNARVALEDAAGRWTLAGSVNNLTDERYNSEFVIPAFSHKANPRVWRVDFRYNF; the protein is encoded by the coding sequence ATGTCTCGACTTCGCCATATGCTCAGCGCCACATCGCTGATTGCGATAAGTGCTGCCCAGGGCCCTGTCTGGGCGCTGGAAGCGGATGAAAATACGGAAATAACCATTGAGGAAATCACCGTGACGGCCCGGAAACGGGCGGAAAGCATCCAGGATGCCCCGATTTCCGTGACGGCGTTTAATGCCCAGGCGATTGAAGACGCCGGAATCAGGGAGACGGCGGATTTTATTCAGCTTACCTCGAACATCACGCTGGCGGAATCGCAGAGTATCAGCACCTCGTTCCTGACCATTCGTGGCCTGACCCAGGTCCGTAACGGGGAAATTCCGGTTGCTGTGGTCATCGACGGGGTGTTGCAGTTTAACAATCGTCAGTTCGTCCAGCAGCTTTTTGACGTGGCGCAGATCGAGGTGGTCAAAGGACCACAGGGTGCGCTTTATGGCCGCAATGCAGCTGGCGGCGCCATTATCATCAACACCAAGGAACCCTCAAACGAAACGGAAGGTTATCTGAAATTTGGGTATGGTAAGGGGGATGAAGTAACCACGGAAGGTTCCGTCAGCACCCCGATCATTGAAGATGAGCTTTATGTGCGCCTGTCGGGCCGGATGGTGAACCGGGATGGTTATTTCACAAACATCACTCGCGATGCACCGGATGATCCTTTCTTTGACCGGGCGCTGCGTGGTCGTGTGGCTTGGCGTCCCAATGATACCCTTTCCGTGGATTTTAATGCCAACTATTCCAAACATGACGGGCGGGGCATTGGCTTCCAGTTCGGTGCGGCCAGTGCCGATGACACCAGCCTGCCGTTCCGGGCCAATAATGAGGATCTGGGTGAGCGGGAAACGTTCGGCGCTTCTTTGAAAATTGAAAAGGATTTCGAGATTGGCACGTTGCTGTCCGTCACTTCCTATGACAAGATCAACACGCTGACCCGGGCCGACCAGTTCCCCTATACCGAACTGGCCAATGGCGTGGATGATAATGTGCCGTTTGGGGATGGCACCCAGTCCCAGTATACAGATATTGAAGGGTGGAGTCAGGAACTTCGCCTGACGTCACCTTCCGATCAGCGCTTGCGCTGGCAGGTGGGGGCCTATTTTCTGAGTTGGGATCGTTTTATTTCCTCCACCGTCGGGTTGGACACCGGAGACGGTATCCGCCGGGTAACCCGAACACCGTTCTTTAATGTGGCGGACAATCCGACGGTTTCCTTCTTTGCTGATGATAATGACAATACCGCTTGGGCATTGTTTTTCCAGTTGAACTACGACATTCTGGATAATCTGGAATTGTCCGTCGCAGGGCGTTATGACGAAGAAAAGCGTGATCAGTCCGTTTCGCCCCAGAATACGGGTGGAGTGCCCGGTGCGCAGAACTCTGAAACCTTTAACCATTTCTCCCCCAAAGTCACCCTCAGTTATGCTGCTACGGAGGACATTAACCTTTACGGAACATACGGGGAAGGTTTCCGCAGTGGTCAGTTCAACCAGAATGGCACCCGCGATGCAGCCGAAGCCGCGGGAATTGCCGGCGTGGATGACGTCGTGGATCAGGAAGTGTCCAAATCCTGGGAAGTGGGTGCCAAGGCCACCCTGCTTGACAACCGTCTGCGGCTGAATCTGGCTTATTTTGATACCTCGCTGAGTGGGCAACAGTATTTTGTCTTTATCGGCGGGATTGGCGCGCAGGTGCTGATCAATATTGACGATGTGGATATCAGGGGGGTTGAGGCTGAGGCTGTCTTCCGCGCGGCGGAAGGGTTGGACCTTTATGCGTCTTATGGATACACGGACAGCGAAATCAAGGCCTATACCACCGATCCGCAATTTGTCGGCAACAAGGCCCCTTATACGCCGGATATGACCTTTAACACCGGTTTTCAGTGGAACGTCGGCATCTCAAGCACCCTGAATCTTATTACCCGGGTGGACTATGAACGGCGCGGCAAGCAGTTCTGGTCGCCGGACAACATCTTCCCGCGCTCGGCGCTGGATCTGGTAAATGCCCGCGTTGCACTGGAAGATGCGGCGGGGCGGTGGACCCTGGCCGGGTCGGTGAATAACTTGACCGATGAACGGTATAATTCGGAATTTGTTATTCCAGCCTTCTCCCACAAGGCCAATCCCCGGGTGTGGCGTGTGGATTTCAGATACAACTTCTGA
- a CDS encoding hydantoinase B/oxoprolinase family protein: protein MPSLQTDHIDPITLEIIQNSLTAIADEMFAAMALAAMSSVIYEVLDFGVAITDADGELASAGAGIPSFVGMLDPSVKAIIHKYKERGFRPGDVFIANDPFTGGVSHANDVVLAMPVFHDGEIIAWTANKGHWVDIGGMTPGSLSPLATELFQEGLILPEIRLFDGGRPVEAVFDIIRANSRLPDQATGDLWAGISALRIGAQRLEDLCRKYGQKTVRQAIRRYLEYGEMVARHGLRKLPKGRFEAEDKLDDGRKIRAVVTITDDEFIVDLRDNPPQDEGPVNASYYATLVSAQAVFKGVAAPERWANAGSFRPLKLMTTPGTLFHAERPAAVGLYYENKIRSADLICKALAPHMPDRMPAGHFASICATLIRSRDAEGREHTFIEPEIGGWGAGASKDGENAQFSASHGDTFTCPVEVNEARNGIAVERLALNDEPAGPGRYRGGKGIDLRYKILGERAWLTAGYTRTRIPPWGVKGGGEGSLNRLEILHADGTTECLDHASNRPLEQGDIVRIVTGNGGGFGDPRTRPASEVLADLKNGYITRREAIDLYGLDSTLLDQEGKTG from the coding sequence ATGCCGTCTTTACAGACCGATCATATAGACCCTATCACGCTGGAGATTATCCAGAATTCGCTGACCGCGATTGCGGATGAGATGTTTGCCGCCATGGCCCTGGCGGCCATGAGTTCGGTGATTTATGAGGTGCTTGATTTTGGTGTGGCCATAACCGATGCCGACGGGGAACTGGCCAGCGCCGGCGCCGGAATCCCAAGCTTTGTGGGCATGCTGGATCCTTCGGTCAAGGCCATTATCCATAAATACAAGGAGCGGGGCTTCCGGCCCGGTGATGTCTTTATTGCCAATGACCCCTTTACCGGGGGGGTAAGTCACGCCAATGACGTGGTTCTGGCGATGCCCGTCTTTCATGACGGTGAGATCATTGCCTGGACGGCAAATAAGGGGCATTGGGTGGATATTGGCGGCATGACGCCAGGTTCGCTGTCGCCGCTGGCCACTGAACTTTTTCAGGAAGGCTTGATCCTGCCGGAAATCCGGCTGTTTGATGGCGGCCGGCCGGTAGAGGCGGTTTTTGACATCATCCGCGCTAACAGCCGTTTGCCGGATCAGGCGACGGGCGACCTGTGGGCCGGCATATCGGCGCTGCGTATCGGGGCACAGCGTCTGGAGGATTTGTGTCGCAAATACGGTCAGAAAACTGTGAGACAGGCCATCCGTCGTTATCTCGAATACGGCGAGATGGTTGCCCGTCATGGTCTTCGCAAACTTCCCAAGGGCCGTTTTGAAGCGGAAGATAAACTGGATGACGGACGGAAAATTCGGGCAGTAGTGACCATTACGGATGATGAGTTTATTGTCGATTTGCGCGATAACCCGCCGCAGGATGAGGGCCCGGTAAATGCCAGTTATTACGCCACGCTGGTCAGTGCTCAGGCGGTTTTCAAGGGGGTGGCGGCCCCGGAGCGCTGGGCCAATGCCGGCAGTTTTCGCCCTCTCAAGCTGATGACAACACCGGGGACATTGTTTCATGCCGAACGTCCCGCGGCCGTCGGCCTGTATTATGAAAACAAGATTCGCTCTGCCGATCTGATCTGCAAGGCGTTGGCGCCGCATATGCCCGATCGTATGCCTGCCGGACATTTTGCCTCCATCTGTGCAACCCTTATCCGCAGTCGGGATGCCGAGGGACGGGAGCACACCTTCATCGAACCGGAAATCGGCGGCTGGGGCGCGGGTGCCAGCAAGGATGGTGAAAATGCTCAGTTTTCCGCCTCGCACGGCGATACCTTTACCTGCCCGGTAGAAGTAAATGAGGCGCGCAACGGCATAGCGGTGGAGCGGCTGGCATTGAATGATGAACCGGCAGGGCCCGGACGCTACCGGGGCGGCAAGGGGATCGACCTGCGGTATAAGATTCTCGGGGAAAGGGCGTGGCTTACTGCGGGATATACCCGCACGCGTATTCCGCCCTGGGGCGTAAAAGGCGGGGGAGAGGGGTCTCTGAACCGGCTGGAAATTCTCCATGCGGATGGAACGACGGAATGTTTGGATCACGCCAGCAATCGGCCGCTTGAACAAGGGGACATTGTGCGCATTGTCACGGGCAATGGTGGGGGCTTTGGGGATCCGCGCACCCGCCCGGCGTCGGAAGTGCTCGCGGACCTGAAAAACGGTTATATCACCCGCCGTGAGGCTATAGATCTGTACGGGTTGGACAGCACGCTGCTTGATCAGGAGGGGAAAACAGGATGA
- a CDS encoding hydantoinase/oxoprolinase family protein — MSNLYRAASDVGGTFTDLVYYDLDPATGKCGEVKTAKADTTPPNFEAGVMNAMAKVGLSAGDLAFFAHGSTVVINALTEKKGVKTALITTKGFRDVLEIARGNRPDLFNFNFRKPKPFVERYLRTELDERVSYKGEIQKEVDLTPLPELVKFFKAEGVEAIAVCFLHAYINAENERKVVAGLKELWPEVSVLASHEISREWREYERTNTTVLSAYVHPIAKKYIESLEEKLAAGGFKEKPYMMQSNGGIATVEAAKANPITMVESGPASGIFAAAYLGRAIGEENLIVLDIGGTTAKCTLIEGGEVKVTTEYYIEKDRKNPGYPIQTPVSEIVEIGNGGGSIAWVDEGGKLHVGPQSAGAMPGPAAYGKGGTKPTTTDANLVLGRIDPASFVGGEVEPDWDAVAAAFAPLEKELGMNRQELARGIVRIANANMTNALRLVSTNKGHDPRDFALIAFGGGGAMHAVALAEELKVPRVIVPVNSSVFSAWGMLLTDLRRDYLQTKPLSVEAGNAATIAATFAAMTAQSHQDYQADGVKVAEAEIAFEYFADMRYRGQEHTVKVPFPLREDGGPDIDAAIARFHAAHEKRFTYRLDTGVQIVNFHLVAKVEVPKPELAKKPVTGRALEETILHTRKVDFDQHGLHEALIYDGLKLEPGMELYGPAVVQEPSVTLVVSPGHRVTIDDYGNYHVEIRAED, encoded by the coding sequence ATGAGCAATCTTTATCGCGCAGCCAGTGATGTTGGCGGTACATTTACTGATCTGGTGTATTACGATCTTGATCCCGCAACAGGAAAATGCGGCGAGGTAAAAACCGCCAAGGCGGACACAACCCCGCCGAATTTTGAAGCCGGGGTGATGAATGCCATGGCCAAGGTTGGGCTTAGTGCCGGTGATTTGGCTTTTTTTGCCCATGGCTCAACGGTGGTGATCAATGCGCTGACCGAAAAGAAAGGGGTCAAAACAGCACTCATTACCACTAAGGGATTCAGGGACGTTCTGGAAATCGCCCGTGGCAACCGCCCGGACCTGTTTAACTTTAATTTCCGCAAACCCAAACCCTTTGTGGAGCGGTATCTGCGTACGGAACTGGATGAGCGGGTGAGCTATAAGGGGGAAATTCAGAAAGAGGTTGATTTGACACCGCTGCCGGAGCTGGTGAAATTCTTCAAGGCGGAAGGGGTCGAGGCCATCGCCGTATGTTTTCTGCATGCCTATATCAATGCGGAAAATGAACGGAAGGTTGTGGCAGGGCTAAAGGAATTGTGGCCGGAAGTATCTGTGCTCGCGTCCCATGAAATCAGTCGTGAGTGGCGGGAATATGAGCGGACCAACACCACGGTTTTGTCGGCTTATGTACATCCCATCGCCAAAAAATATATTGAATCCCTGGAAGAAAAACTGGCCGCCGGAGGATTTAAGGAAAAGCCCTATATGATGCAATCCAATGGCGGCATCGCCACGGTGGAGGCGGCCAAGGCCAACCCCATCACCATGGTGGAATCCGGACCTGCCAGCGGCATTTTCGCGGCCGCCTATCTGGGCCGGGCAATTGGTGAGGAAAACCTGATTGTTCTGGATATCGGGGGGACGACGGCGAAATGCACCCTGATTGAGGGCGGCGAGGTCAAGGTTACCACGGAATATTATATTGAAAAGGACCGGAAAAACCCCGGCTATCCGATTCAGACCCCGGTTTCCGAAATTGTTGAAATCGGTAATGGCGGCGGATCAATCGCGTGGGTGGATGAAGGCGGGAAACTCCATGTGGGGCCGCAGTCGGCCGGAGCCATGCCAGGCCCGGCGGCTTATGGCAAGGGGGGCACCAAGCCCACCACCACGGATGCCAATCTGGTTCTGGGCCGGATTGATCCGGCTAGTTTTGTAGGCGGGGAAGTGGAACCCGACTGGGATGCTGTTGCGGCTGCTTTCGCCCCGCTTGAAAAGGAACTGGGGATGAACCGGCAGGAACTGGCGCGGGGAATTGTGCGCATCGCCAATGCCAATATGACCAATGCGCTGCGGCTGGTCTCCACCAACAAGGGACACGATCCGCGTGATTTTGCCCTGATCGCCTTTGGCGGAGGTGGGGCAATGCATGCCGTCGCCCTGGCAGAAGAATTAAAGGTGCCGCGCGTGATCGTACCGGTGAATTCTTCTGTGTTTTCTGCTTGGGGCATGTTGCTGACCGATCTCAGACGTGATTATCTGCAAACCAAACCCTTATCGGTTGAAGCGGGAAATGCCGCCACGATCGCCGCAACTTTTGCCGCCATGACTGCCCAATCCCATCAGGATTATCAGGCCGACGGAGTGAAGGTCGCAGAGGCGGAGATAGCATTTGAATATTTTGCCGACATGCGTTACCGCGGGCAGGAACATACGGTCAAGGTGCCGTTTCCGTTGCGCGAGGACGGCGGTCCGGACATTGACGCGGCAATCGCGCGGTTCCACGCGGCCCATGAAAAACGTTTTACCTATCGGCTGGACACCGGCGTGCAGATTGTCAATTTCCATCTGGTCGCCAAGGTGGAGGTGCCGAAACCGGAACTTGCGAAAAAACCGGTCACCGGTCGGGCACTGGAAGAAACCATTCTGCATACCCGCAAGGTCGATTTTGATCAGCACGGACTCCATGAGGCCCTGATCTATGACGGGCTGAAGCTGGAACCGGGCATGGAGTTGTATGGTCCGGCTGTTGTACAGGAACCATCGGTCACGCTGGTGGTCTCCCCCGGTCATCGGGTTACCATTGATGATTATGGGAATTACCACGTCGAGATAAGGGCGGAGGACTGA